The following are from one region of the Alicyclobacillus fastidiosus genome:
- a CDS encoding DUF5316 family protein: MKTLLYGLLSGFVLMGILFGIGAIAHNFHFTQIYMIRIGVFLVLFAALIVGGLSKSRTFNLRFSNSSDRTDTGANLNLAGLIFLTGLPNLIIGLFLFYASH; the protein is encoded by the coding sequence ATGAAAACATTGTTGTATGGTCTTTTGTCCGGTTTCGTTCTGATGGGCATACTATTCGGGATCGGGGCTATTGCCCACAATTTTCACTTTACACAGATATATATGATTCGGATTGGCGTGTTTCTGGTTCTCTTTGCTGCATTGATTGTGGGTGGTCTCAGTAAGTCACGTACGTTCAACCTTAGATTTTCCAATTCTTCGGATCGCACGGATACGGGTGCCAACTTGAACCTAGCTGGACTCATCTTTCTGACTGGCCTCCCGAATCTGATTATTGGGCTTTTCCTGTTCTACGCAAGTCACTAA
- a CDS encoding alpha/beta fold hydrolase, whose translation MNLSKFITHTLLIYISIIATGCSTLQPAEKTTSSMKLSTSNRTTQPTTHQDGDLISLTAISVPHTNSGIETYKMIYWSHDTKTEAFLAAPKYAGMYPLLVSLHGGSAVALNRSHQTSPATSTTLQYASEGLITLVPEYRGYADSDGTIPNLQGEVSDVDNAIKALQGTVYSVEPDDIYLEGTSMGGAVALQLAAERNDIRSVIAVSPFTGWDIDGQWASKNKDTNTLASEDYNAILTNYGSYSAANPKLKSVSIDYQKIHVPTLLLQGTDDNSVAWQTVELLYDDMKRTNSNVKLDLIAGGNHGLKNKQVQVKQAIDAWYAKYGQGTSS comes from the coding sequence TTGAATTTAAGTAAATTTATTACACATACATTGTTGATTTACATATCCATAATTGCTACTGGATGTAGTACGTTACAACCCGCTGAGAAAACAACCAGTTCTATGAAGTTGAGTACATCGAACCGAACTACACAACCTACCACCCATCAAGATGGTGATTTAATTTCTCTAACAGCCATCAGTGTTCCGCATACCAATTCAGGTATCGAAACGTACAAAATGATTTATTGGAGTCACGACACTAAGACTGAAGCGTTCTTAGCCGCTCCAAAGTATGCAGGGATGTATCCTCTCTTGGTGAGTCTCCATGGAGGCTCCGCTGTCGCATTAAACAGATCTCATCAGACCAGTCCAGCAACTTCGACCACGCTTCAATATGCCAGTGAGGGGCTGATTACTTTAGTCCCAGAGTACAGAGGATACGCAGACAGTGATGGTACAATACCAAATTTGCAGGGCGAGGTATCCGATGTTGATAATGCCATTAAAGCACTTCAGGGAACCGTCTATTCAGTCGAACCCGATGATATTTACTTAGAAGGAACATCTATGGGGGGCGCAGTTGCATTACAGCTTGCGGCAGAACGAAATGACATTCGATCCGTTATTGCTGTTAGTCCATTTACAGGTTGGGATATTGATGGACAGTGGGCTTCGAAAAACAAAGATACAAACACTTTAGCTTCTGAGGATTACAACGCTATACTAACCAACTATGGTTCATATTCAGCAGCAAATCCAAAATTAAAATCTGTATCAATTGACTATCAGAAAATACATGTCCCTACATTATTGTTACAGGGAACAGACGATAATAGCGTTGCCTGGCAAACAGTTGAATTGCTTTACGATGATATGAAACGGACAAATTCTAACGTAAAACTCGATCTGATTGCTGGTGGCAATCATGGTCTAAAAAATAAACAGGTTCAGGTGAAGCAAGCTATCGATGCGTGGTATGCCAAATATGGACAAGGAACTTCATCGTAA
- the hmpA gene encoding NO-inducible flavohemoprotein: MLSQETRDIIKSTVPVLETHGTAITTRFYQLLFESHPELLNIFNKMNQRKGDQQTALANAVYAAAAHIDHLEDILPAVKQISNKHRALGIVPEHYPIVGENLLKAIKDVLGDAATDEIIDAWAQAYGAIADVFISVEHEMYREAETQKGGWRGFRPFVVQRKVPESEVISSFYLVPQDGKEIADFLPGQYLTFKVDIPGEKYNQRRHYSLSDAPGQGYYRISVKREEGRGDIPDGLVSSYLHNHLNEGDVLYVSAPSGDFVMKKPADKPVVFLSGGVGMTPLVSMVKTLLQEQPGHPVTYVHAAIHGGLHALQEDLNTLADTNTNLHYHVVYEKPSEKDKSHKHFSKEGFIDLDWLNQVVSADSDFYFCGPTPWIVNTKLDNFLKVDGFVFDRCRVTERTVNSDVVVPVYIVI; encoded by the coding sequence ATGCTGAGTCAGGAAACAAGAGATATTATCAAATCGACCGTCCCCGTTCTCGAGACCCACGGAACTGCGATTACGACGCGGTTTTATCAACTCTTGTTCGAGAGTCACCCCGAGTTACTCAACATTTTTAACAAAATGAATCAGAGAAAAGGTGACCAGCAAACCGCGTTGGCAAACGCTGTATACGCTGCTGCTGCCCATATCGATCATTTGGAAGATATCCTTCCCGCTGTAAAGCAAATTTCTAATAAGCATCGCGCACTTGGCATCGTTCCAGAGCATTACCCGATTGTAGGGGAAAACTTACTAAAAGCGATTAAGGATGTACTTGGAGATGCAGCAACAGATGAAATTATAGACGCTTGGGCGCAGGCATATGGTGCAATTGCGGATGTGTTCATCAGTGTTGAACATGAAATGTATCGAGAGGCAGAGACGCAAAAAGGTGGTTGGAGAGGATTTAGGCCGTTCGTGGTGCAAAGAAAAGTACCTGAAAGTGAAGTCATTTCTTCCTTTTACTTGGTACCGCAAGACGGCAAGGAGATTGCAGATTTCCTTCCAGGACAATATTTGACGTTCAAAGTCGATATTCCAGGTGAAAAGTATAATCAACGACGCCACTACAGTTTGTCGGACGCGCCTGGACAGGGGTACTACCGCATCAGTGTGAAACGCGAGGAAGGACGGGGAGATATTCCAGACGGTCTGGTTTCCAGCTATTTGCACAACCATCTCAACGAAGGAGACGTACTTTATGTGAGTGCACCTTCTGGAGACTTCGTGATGAAAAAGCCGGCTGATAAACCGGTCGTCTTTTTGAGTGGTGGCGTCGGCATGACACCGTTGGTCAGTATGGTCAAGACGCTTTTACAAGAACAGCCTGGGCATCCAGTAACGTATGTCCACGCGGCTATTCACGGTGGACTCCATGCATTGCAGGAGGACTTGAACACCCTAGCGGACACGAACACAAACCTGCACTACCATGTCGTGTACGAAAAGCCGAGCGAAAAGGACAAATCACATAAGCACTTCTCCAAAGAGGGATTTATCGATCTCGATTGGTTAAACCAAGTTGTTTCTGCGGACTCCGATTTCTACTTCTGCGGTCCCACGCCTTGGATCGTCAACACTAAACTAGACAATTTTCTTAAGGTGGATGGATTTGTATTCGACCGGTGTCGAGTAACCGAGCGTACCGTGAATTCTGATGTGGTTGTACCAGTGTACATAGTCATCTAA
- a CDS encoding shikimate kinase, with protein MTIGHELEQLTELKLFHNHMTIEPLFAIFGAAEETWRLSDLFRRYIFEAAAKSNLYGLIFTYVWGFDLQSDWDWVDNVCKTFEAKGVDIYFVELEADLERRLERNKTPHRLEHKPTKRNIEWSEVHLKETMEQHRLNSYDSEITRENYLRINNTNLSAQEVAQMIKKRFDL; from the coding sequence ATGACGATTGGACATGAACTAGAACAGTTGACGGAGTTGAAGTTATTCCACAATCATATGACGATCGAGCCACTTTTTGCGATATTTGGGGCCGCAGAAGAAACATGGAGATTATCGGATTTATTCCGACGCTACATTTTCGAAGCGGCGGCTAAAAGCAATCTGTACGGGTTGATTTTCACGTATGTATGGGGATTTGATTTACAAAGCGACTGGGATTGGGTAGACAACGTCTGCAAAACCTTTGAAGCAAAAGGTGTAGATATTTATTTCGTGGAGCTGGAAGCGGATTTAGAGAGAAGACTTGAGCGTAACAAAACTCCGCACAGGCTTGAGCATAAACCGACAAAAAGAAATATCGAATGGTCTGAAGTTCACCTAAAAGAGACAATGGAACAACATAGATTGAACTCGTACGATAGTGAAATTACCAGAGAAAACTATCTAAGAATCAACAATACGAATTTAAGTGCCCAGGAAGTTGCTCAAATGATTAAGAAGAGGTTTGATTTATAG
- a CDS encoding GH25 family lysozyme, translating into MKESDLMTPGIDVSSYQGDITWSQVAQAGYIFAICRATIGATDKDSTFPANYMGARAAGLISGAYNFAYPVSSTAIDEANAYVAYVKDNGGFVIPPILDIEQAGVGNLDSATIRQWCATWGTQVKSLTGMRPILYSSTSFIEANQLYTLAYMFDLWIADYGVASPNLGGWPTSYKFWQYSDTADVPGINAQVDLNYFNGTLDQLKQYCGMGVNNVSVTVLAVGSTGDAVRTLQTDLNKVLGTKLTVDGDFGPATEAAVRTFQQLNHLTVDGEAGPQTLAAIQKALNQSPTPAPTNAQIVSQATSLLQQAQNLLKGVK; encoded by the coding sequence ATGAAGGAAAGTGATCTCATGACACCTGGAATCGATGTTTCTTCGTATCAAGGTGACATTACGTGGTCACAAGTTGCCCAAGCAGGCTACATCTTCGCCATTTGTAGAGCCACAATAGGCGCCACAGATAAGGATTCCACGTTCCCTGCCAACTACATGGGAGCAAGGGCGGCAGGGCTGATTTCCGGTGCCTATAACTTTGCTTACCCCGTGTCCTCAACTGCCATCGATGAAGCAAACGCCTATGTGGCTTATGTCAAAGACAATGGCGGGTTCGTAATTCCCCCAATCTTGGACATTGAACAAGCTGGCGTGGGGAATCTGGATTCCGCAACAATTCGCCAATGGTGCGCTACATGGGGAACACAAGTGAAGTCCCTAACCGGTATGCGCCCGATTCTGTATTCCAGTACGTCGTTCATCGAAGCGAATCAGCTTTACACATTGGCCTACATGTTTGACCTCTGGATTGCAGATTACGGTGTAGCTTCTCCGAACCTCGGCGGTTGGCCTACGTCCTATAAGTTCTGGCAGTACAGCGATACAGCCGACGTCCCGGGCATCAATGCCCAAGTGGACTTGAACTATTTTAACGGCACCTTAGACCAACTAAAGCAGTATTGCGGAATGGGAGTGAACAATGTGAGTGTCACCGTTTTAGCGGTCGGTAGCACAGGTGATGCAGTAAGGACCTTGCAAACCGATCTGAATAAAGTCCTTGGCACAAAGCTTACCGTCGACGGTGATTTTGGTCCTGCAACAGAAGCAGCCGTGAGGACATTCCAACAGTTGAATCATCTAACGGTTGATGGTGAGGCAGGGCCGCAGACATTAGCGGCTATCCAGAAAGCTTTGAATCAATCACCGACGCCAGCTCCTACTAATGCTCAAATCGTTTCTCAGGCCACAAGCCTTCTTCAACAAGCACAAAATCTGCTGAAAGGTGTGAAGTAA
- a CDS encoding hemerythrin domain-containing protein has translation MTGLQRHEALKNLSRHHHHALVLAMNLNRAHDPNDTLKQQVIEFWEQGGNQHFREEEEVLLPIYAKYKILQDDKNVIRMLLEHVQIRMLVQRIKTDEANIHVFHELGSILKSHVHLEEQVVFSEIQNTVPEPDLYAIQHFFHEML, from the coding sequence ATGACAGGTTTACAACGACACGAAGCACTAAAAAACTTATCGAGGCACCATCACCATGCGTTAGTTCTTGCGATGAATTTAAACCGCGCACATGATCCTAATGACACCTTGAAACAACAGGTTATTGAATTTTGGGAACAAGGTGGGAATCAACACTTCCGCGAAGAAGAAGAAGTTTTGTTACCGATCTACGCGAAATACAAAATATTGCAAGACGACAAGAATGTGATTCGGATGCTGCTTGAGCACGTACAGATTAGAATGCTCGTTCAAAGAATCAAAACTGATGAAGCAAATATCCATGTATTTCATGAATTGGGATCGATATTAAAAAGCCACGTACATCTTGAGGAACAAGTGGTTTTCTCGGAAATACAAAATACTGTTCCCGAACCAGACTTGTATGCTATTCAGCACTTTTTTCACGAAATGCTCTGA